The following are encoded in a window of Paraburkholderia sp. HP33-1 genomic DNA:
- a CDS encoding ATP-binding cassette domain-containing protein yields MSATTLSTAFGGIAGSDLEAELAQPRVADHDANEASEVEREGAAVAPHGLQFADALVRNDARSASDYAVQLRDVGKRYGEREVLSGFDLSIERGSFVAIVGRSGCGKSTLLRLIAGLEDASSGVLEKRAGNGGPLDTRIMFQDARLLPWKSVLQNVMLGISRGARDDARAVLAEVGLLERANDWPAQLSGGQRQRVALARALVHRPQLLLLDEPLGALDALTRIEMHTLIERLWREHRFTALLVTHDVHEAVALGDRILLIEEGRIALDQPVALARPRARASAGFAALEDHVLQRVLKSAPNDDTLAHRAYEPYDPYGLPEPGRLTRPTDVRWAV; encoded by the coding sequence ATGAGTGCAACGACGCTATCGACGGCGTTCGGCGGCATCGCGGGCAGCGATCTCGAAGCCGAACTCGCGCAGCCGCGGGTCGCGGATCACGACGCGAATGAGGCGTCGGAGGTTGAGCGGGAGGGGGCGGCTGTGGCGCCTCACGGATTGCAATTCGCCGACGCGCTCGTGCGCAATGACGCGCGCTCCGCGAGCGACTACGCGGTGCAATTGCGCGACGTCGGCAAGCGCTATGGCGAGCGGGAGGTGCTGTCGGGCTTCGATCTGTCGATCGAGCGGGGCAGCTTCGTCGCGATCGTCGGCCGCAGCGGCTGCGGTAAGTCGACCTTGCTGCGGCTCATTGCGGGTCTCGAAGATGCCAGCTCGGGCGTGCTCGAAAAGCGCGCCGGGAACGGCGGTCCGCTCGACACCCGCATCATGTTTCAGGATGCGCGTCTGCTGCCGTGGAAAAGCGTGCTGCAGAACGTGATGCTCGGCATCAGCCGTGGCGCGCGCGACGATGCGCGCGCGGTGCTCGCCGAAGTCGGCCTGCTCGAACGCGCGAACGACTGGCCCGCGCAACTATCGGGCGGCCAGCGGCAGCGCGTCGCGCTCGCGCGGGCGCTCGTGCATCGTCCGCAATTGCTGCTGCTCGACGAGCCGCTCGGCGCGCTCGATGCGCTAACGCGCATTGAAATGCACACGCTGATCGAACGGCTGTGGCGCGAACATCGCTTCACTGCGCTGCTCGTTACGCACGATGTGCACGAAGCGGTCGCGCTCGGCGACCGGATTCTGCTGATCGAGGAAGGCCGCATCGCACTCGATCAGCCGGTCGCGCTCGCGCGGCCGCGCGCGCGGGCGTCGGCGGGCTTCGCCGCGCTCGAAGACCACGTGCTGCAACGCGTGCTGAAGAGCGCGCCGAACGACGACACGCTCGCGCATCGCGCGTATGAGCCCTACGACCCGTACGGCTTGCCCGAACCGGGCCGTCTCACGCGGCCGACCGACGTGCGCTGGGCCGTCTGA
- a CDS encoding TOBE domain-containing protein, with product MGISAINVRNQFKGKVKEIIRGSVVSEVDVETPFGIVTSVITTRSVDELELKVGSEVVALVKSTEVSIARL from the coding sequence ATGGGCATTTCCGCTATCAACGTGCGCAATCAGTTCAAAGGCAAGGTGAAGGAAATCATTCGCGGCTCGGTAGTATCCGAAGTCGATGTGGAGACGCCGTTCGGCATCGTCACGTCGGTGATCACGACGCGCTCGGTCGACGAGCTCGAACTGAAAGTCGGCTCGGAGGTGGTCGCGCTCGTGAAGTCGACCGAGGTGTCGATCGCGCGCCTCTGA
- a CDS encoding DUF6566 family protein, translating into MEPKGVDMGDYQERYGDYDIEVAVEQVLTGVKAHFRVLRDDSTVVDWRLVHIDSLWSTEHAAAEAGFRAARELIDAGLAS; encoded by the coding sequence ATGGAGCCGAAGGGCGTCGACATGGGCGACTACCAGGAGCGCTATGGCGACTACGACATCGAGGTGGCGGTCGAACAGGTGCTGACCGGCGTCAAGGCGCACTTCCGGGTGCTGCGCGACGATTCGACGGTGGTCGACTGGCGGCTCGTGCACATCGATAGCTTATGGTCCACCGAGCATGCGGCCGCGGAGGCGGGTTTTCGCGCGGCGCGCGAGTTGATCGATGCGGGACTGGCGAGCTAG
- the dusA gene encoding tRNA dihydrouridine(20/20a) synthase DusA yields MSLPHTPSPRRVSVAPMMDWTDRHCRSLHRMISRHTWLYTEMVTTGALLHGDVPRHLAFTPDEAPVALQLGGSEPDDLARSAKLGEQWGYDEINLNCGCPSERVQRGAFGACLMNEPQLVADCVKAMRDVVSVPVTVKHRIGVDTVEEYGFVRDFVGTIAEAGCEVFIVHARNAILKGLSPKENREIPPLKYDYAYRLKRDFPQLEIIINGGIKTLDEVDAHLQHVDGVMLGREAYHNPYVLAEVDSRFYGSAQAPLTREQVEAKLIEYCANEMARGTYLGAITRHALGLYRGEAGARGWRRVLSDSKRLAARDLTIFDEARQHLREPIDIFE; encoded by the coding sequence ATGTCTTTACCTCATACTCCCAGTCCCCGCCGCGTATCCGTCGCGCCGATGATGGACTGGACGGATCGTCATTGCCGCTCGCTGCATCGGATGATTTCGCGCCATACGTGGCTTTACACGGAAATGGTGACGACCGGCGCGCTGCTGCACGGCGACGTTCCGCGTCATCTCGCGTTTACGCCCGACGAAGCGCCGGTCGCACTGCAACTCGGCGGCAGCGAACCCGACGATCTCGCGCGCTCGGCGAAGCTCGGCGAGCAATGGGGCTACGACGAAATCAACCTGAATTGCGGCTGCCCGTCCGAGCGCGTGCAACGCGGCGCATTCGGCGCGTGTTTGATGAACGAGCCGCAACTCGTCGCCGATTGCGTGAAGGCGATGCGCGACGTCGTATCGGTGCCGGTCACGGTCAAGCACCGGATCGGCGTCGATACGGTCGAGGAATACGGCTTCGTGCGGGATTTCGTCGGCACCATTGCGGAGGCTGGTTGCGAGGTCTTTATCGTTCACGCGCGCAACGCGATCCTGAAGGGCTTGAGCCCGAAGGAAAACCGCGAGATTCCGCCGCTCAAGTACGACTACGCGTATCGGCTGAAGCGCGACTTTCCGCAACTGGAGATCATCATCAACGGCGGCATCAAGACGCTCGACGAAGTCGACGCGCACCTTCAGCACGTTGACGGCGTGATGCTCGGGCGCGAGGCCTATCACAACCCCTACGTGCTCGCCGAGGTCGACTCGCGTTTCTATGGGTCGGCTCAGGCGCCGCTCACGCGCGAGCAGGTCGAAGCGAAACTGATCGAGTATTGCGCGAACGAAATGGCGCGCGGGACCTATCTGGGCGCGATCACGCGCCATGCACTCGGCCTGTATCGCGGCGAAGCGGGTGCGCGGGGCTGGCGTCGCGTTTTGTCCGACAGCAAGCGGCTCGCGGCCCGAGACCTGACTATCTTCGACGAAGCAAGACAGCATCTGCGCGAGCCCATCGATATTTTTGAATAA